A genomic window from Nocardioides rotundus includes:
- a CDS encoding ArsR/SmtB family transcription factor, producing MSKSLQSDCAPFTADGLACCVPLAREPISAEQAAGVVAMLKAMADPARLRLLSLVLSHEGGEACVCDLLPHFDLSQPTISHHLKVLHEAGLLNREKRGTWVYYIARPEAMAALGALFATGNTANSNELVGASA from the coding sequence ATGTCGAAGTCGTTGCAGAGTGACTGCGCACCCTTCACTGCCGACGGGCTGGCGTGCTGCGTCCCGTTGGCTCGCGAGCCCATCAGCGCCGAGCAGGCCGCCGGCGTGGTCGCGATGCTCAAGGCCATGGCCGATCCCGCCCGGTTGAGGCTGCTCTCGCTGGTGCTGTCCCACGAGGGCGGTGAGGCATGCGTGTGCGACCTGCTGCCGCACTTCGACCTGTCCCAGCCGACCATCAGCCACCACCTCAAGGTTTTGCACGAGGCCGGGCTGCTGAACCGCGAGAAGCGGGGCACCTGGGTCTACTACATCGCCCGACCCGAGGCCATGGCCGCGCTCGGAGCCCTGTTCGCCACCGGCAACACCGCGAACTCGAACGAGCTGGTGGGGGCTTCGGCATGA
- the arsB gene encoding ACR3 family arsenite efflux transporter, translating to MSDAVRETPAAGADSPVLQRLSTLDRFLPVWIGVAMVAGLLLGRLVDGLDDALAAVEIGSVSLPIAIGLLVMMYPVLAKVRYNELGHVTSDRRLLATSIALNWVLGPALMFALAWLLLPDLPEYRTGLIIVGLARCIAMVLIWNDLACGDREAAAILVAINAVFQILAFAVLGYFYLQVLPGWLGLDQTDLDVSMWSIAKSVLVFLGIPLAAGFLTRTLGERAKGREWYETTLLPRIGPWALYGLLFTIVLLFALQGDTITNQPLDVVRIAVPLLVYFALMWGGSMLLTRALGFDYPRATAVSFTAAGNNFELAIAVAIGVFGVASGQALAGVVGPLIEVPVLVGLVYVSLWARKFFPDRATTQPDTRPSSTDPSGAPR from the coding sequence ATGAGCGACGCCGTCCGCGAGACGCCGGCCGCCGGCGCCGACAGCCCAGTACTCCAGCGGCTCTCGACCCTGGACCGGTTCCTCCCAGTGTGGATCGGGGTGGCGATGGTTGCCGGGCTGCTGCTCGGCCGGCTCGTCGACGGCCTCGACGACGCCCTCGCCGCCGTGGAAATCGGCTCGGTCTCCCTGCCCATCGCCATCGGTCTGCTCGTGATGATGTACCCGGTCCTCGCCAAGGTCCGCTACAACGAGCTCGGCCACGTCACCAGCGACCGCCGCCTCCTGGCGACCTCGATCGCCCTGAACTGGGTCCTGGGCCCAGCACTGATGTTCGCCCTGGCCTGGCTGCTGCTGCCGGACCTGCCGGAGTACCGCACTGGCCTCATCATCGTCGGCCTCGCCCGGTGCATCGCGATGGTGCTGATCTGGAACGACCTCGCCTGCGGCGACCGAGAGGCCGCCGCCATCCTGGTCGCCATCAACGCGGTCTTCCAGATCCTGGCCTTCGCCGTCCTCGGATACTTCTACCTCCAGGTCCTGCCCGGCTGGCTCGGACTCGACCAGACCGACCTCGACGTCTCCATGTGGAGCATCGCCAAGTCCGTGCTCGTCTTCCTCGGGATCCCGCTCGCCGCGGGGTTCCTGACTCGCACCCTGGGCGAACGCGCCAAGGGCCGCGAGTGGTACGAGACGACCTTGCTGCCCCGCATCGGACCCTGGGCGCTCTACGGGCTGCTGTTCACCATCGTCCTGCTGTTCGCGCTCCAGGGCGACACGATCACCAACCAGCCTCTCGACGTCGTTCGCATCGCCGTACCGCTGCTGGTCTACTTCGCCCTCATGTGGGGCGGCTCCATGCTGCTGACCAGGGCGCTGGGGTTCGACTACCCACGCGCGACCGCCGTCTCCTTCACCGCCGCCGGCAACAACTTCGAGCTCGCCATCGCCGTGGCCATCGGCGTCTTCGGCGTCGCCTCGGGCCAAGCACTCGCCGGCGTCGTCGGCCCGCTCATCGAGGTCCCCGTCCTCGTCGGCCTCGTCTACGTCAGCCTCTGGGCCCGCAAGTTCTTCCCCGACCGCGCCACCACCCAGCCCGACACCCGCCCCTCCTCGACCGATCCCTCAGGAGCGCCCCGATGA
- a CDS encoding arsenate-mycothiol transferase ArsC: MTDTDLATSPKAGTGEPDVPQVVFACIRNGGRSVISRVLTEHYAGGHVRALSAGTQPGEHIHAEVAEVLEKLGLDTSGEQPKLLTHDTIATSTMAITLGCGEECPYVPGVKYIDWPVADPGGQDEATVRAIIADIDGRVRDLLIELVPDITLPASVLQQG, translated from the coding sequence ATGACCGATACCGACCTCGCCACCAGCCCCAAAGCCGGGACCGGCGAGCCCGACGTTCCACAGGTCGTGTTCGCCTGCATCCGCAACGGCGGCCGCTCCGTCATCAGCCGAGTCCTCACCGAGCACTACGCGGGTGGCCACGTCCGCGCACTCTCCGCCGGCACCCAGCCCGGCGAGCACATCCACGCCGAAGTCGCCGAGGTCCTCGAGAAGCTCGGCCTCGACACCTCCGGCGAGCAACCCAAGCTCCTCACCCACGACACCATCGCCACCAGCACCATGGCCATCACCCTCGGCTGCGGCGAAGAGTGCCCCTACGTCCCCGGGGTGAAGTACATCGACTGGCCCGTCGCCGACCCCGGCGGCCAGGACGAAGCCACCGTGCGGGCCATCATCGCCGACATCGACGGACGGGTCCGCGACCTCCTGATCGAGCTTGTCCCCGACATCACCCTCCCGGCGTCGGTCCTCCAACAGGGCTGA
- a CDS encoding arsenate-mycothiol transferase ArsC, translating to MADNPSVLFVCVKNGGKSQMAAGLMRQLAGDRVHVNSAGTHPGANLNELSVTTLREIDVDITGQKPKPVTSDLVGAADLVVILGPEARLEPVDGTRFEVWETDEPSERGIDGADRMRLVRDDIAARVHQLAQELGPVKIHGSPATSIVIPTK from the coding sequence GTGGCCGACAACCCGAGCGTCCTGTTCGTCTGCGTGAAGAACGGAGGGAAGTCGCAGATGGCCGCCGGTCTCATGCGGCAGCTGGCCGGCGACCGCGTCCACGTCAATTCTGCCGGCACCCACCCGGGCGCGAACCTCAACGAGCTATCGGTGACGACCCTGCGCGAGATCGACGTCGATATCACCGGGCAGAAGCCGAAGCCCGTCACGTCCGACTTGGTCGGCGCAGCAGACCTCGTCGTCATTCTGGGCCCCGAGGCGCGGCTCGAACCCGTCGACGGCACCCGCTTCGAGGTCTGGGAGACCGACGAGCCCTCGGAACGAGGCATCGACGGTGCGGACCGCATGCGGCTGGTTCGCGACGACATCGCGGCACGAGTCCACCAGCTCGCGCAGGAACTGGGACCGGTCAAGATCCATGGGTCACCGGCCACTTCCATCGTGATACCCACGAAGTAG
- a CDS encoding Txe/YoeB family addiction module toxin yields MRLVWDANAWEDYLWWQTQDRKVLKRINLLIQDVVRNGNEGIGKPEPLKHDFAGYWSRRITDEHRLVYKVTSTEVRIAACRYHYGR; encoded by the coding sequence ATGCGGCTGGTCTGGGACGCCAATGCCTGGGAGGACTACCTGTGGTGGCAGACCCAGGACCGCAAGGTCCTGAAGCGCATCAACCTGCTCATCCAAGACGTCGTGCGCAACGGCAACGAAGGCATCGGCAAGCCCGAGCCGCTCAAGCACGACTTCGCCGGCTACTGGTCACGGCGGATCACCGACGAACACCGGCTGGTCTACAAGGTCACCAGCACTGAAGTCCGCATCGCCGCCTGCCGCTACCACTACGGCCGCTGA
- a CDS encoding type II toxin-antitoxin system Phd/YefM family antitoxin: MVKTLSYTESRARYAQVLDDVVNDREEVVITRAGHPSVVIVSLEDFESLRETAYLMRSPANARRLLDAMERLEANAGESHDLLDAD, translated from the coding sequence ATGGTGAAGACGCTGAGCTACACCGAGTCCCGGGCCCGTTATGCCCAGGTGCTCGATGACGTGGTGAACGACCGAGAGGAAGTCGTGATCACCCGAGCCGGTCACCCCTCGGTGGTGATCGTGTCGCTGGAGGACTTCGAGTCCCTGCGCGAAACCGCCTACCTGATGCGCTCACCCGCCAACGCTCGTCGCCTGCTCGATGCCATGGAGCGTCTGGAGGCCAACGCAGGGGAGAGCCACGACCTCCTCGACGCCGACTGA
- a CDS encoding UPF0182 family membrane protein yields the protein MSNPFFDDVPPRRPGGGRPAPPAAPSRRPRALLITVGVLLALFIGVTAFSSLWTERLWYGSIGFSSVFSTLIWTRVGLFLVFGALMALAVGGSMVVAYRLRPAFRPGGPDQLGLERYRDAVLPIRWVLLVGVSLLLGSFAGTSAAGNWRTYLLWRNGGSFGTRDQWFKKDAGFYVFDLPWYHFLTDFVMATAVVALLAAVLVHYLFGGIQFVTRNDRFSPGAQAQVSVLVAIFVLAKAVDYWLDRYDTLSASGGLIDGVTYTDEHAVIPAHNILAGIALICAVLFLVNLWRRNWMLPTVGVALLALSAILLGMVWPGVVQRFQVAPSEGDKEQPYIQANIDATRTAYDINDVEETSYRGSVEVEEDQLRDDALAAGIRLVDPKLVSETFEQTQQIKGYYSVPTVLDVDRYPIDGEQRDVVLAVRELNQAGLPESAQNWNNLRTVYTHGYGLIAAYGNQRDRTNDSQAVNRGDGGLAWAEEDIPPRGQLTELAGDEGFEDTNGKPGYRGQIYFGEQSPTYSIVGKRDGAQDIELDLPEGESGAGGENYSTYEGTGGVGVGSLWRKLLYAVKFSEPAIVLSSRVNENSKILYDREPTQMVRKAAPWLTVDGDPFPAMVDGKIVWIVDGYTSTDQYPQAAKDSVEDMTSDSLGNDTAFRTVPTDEINYMRNAVKAVVDAYDGSVTLYEWDEKDPILKAWEKAFPGTVRPKSSIPDSLLSHMRYPEDLFKVQRYQLQQYHVTSADDWYQKNDAWQIPRDPNSDTSLQPPYRLSVSMPNEDGSQGKPKFSLTSVYTPVDRANLAAFLAVNADAADEENYGRMQLLALRGGQQVPGPGQISNNFAGDDAVKAALLSFTNDGSSKVNYGNLLTLPVGQGLMYVQPIYTIRTGGEGNYPQLRFVVVSFGDKVGFGSSLEEAVNDILGEAPGTGSGSGSGSDSGGTPTGTLDSAVAAELQQAIRQFRRADRLQREGDTAGWAAALEQAQEHVQRAEELAAEAGARPDEDEGSGNGDGGQGGE from the coding sequence GTGAGCAACCCGTTCTTCGACGACGTGCCACCGCGCCGCCCGGGAGGTGGCCGCCCTGCGCCGCCTGCCGCGCCCAGCCGGCGGCCGCGCGCCCTGCTCATCACCGTGGGTGTGCTGCTCGCGCTGTTCATCGGCGTGACGGCGTTCTCGTCGCTGTGGACCGAGCGGCTGTGGTACGGCTCGATCGGCTTCTCCTCGGTCTTCTCCACCCTGATCTGGACGCGCGTCGGGCTGTTCCTGGTCTTCGGCGCGCTCATGGCCCTGGCCGTGGGCGGGTCGATGGTCGTCGCCTACCGGCTCCGGCCGGCGTTCCGCCCGGGCGGGCCCGACCAGCTCGGGCTGGAGCGCTACCGCGACGCGGTGCTGCCAATCCGGTGGGTGCTGCTGGTCGGCGTCTCGCTGCTGCTGGGCAGCTTCGCCGGTACGTCGGCCGCGGGGAACTGGCGGACCTACCTGCTGTGGCGCAACGGCGGGTCGTTCGGCACCCGGGACCAGTGGTTCAAGAAGGACGCCGGCTTCTACGTCTTCGACCTGCCCTGGTACCACTTCCTCACCGACTTCGTCATGGCCACCGCCGTGGTGGCACTGCTGGCCGCGGTGCTGGTGCACTACCTGTTCGGCGGGATCCAGTTCGTCACCCGCAACGATCGCTTCTCCCCGGGGGCGCAGGCCCAGGTGTCCGTCCTGGTGGCGATCTTCGTGCTCGCCAAGGCGGTGGACTACTGGCTGGACCGCTACGACACCCTCAGTGCCTCGGGCGGGCTGATCGACGGGGTGACCTACACCGACGAGCACGCGGTCATCCCGGCGCACAACATCCTGGCCGGGATCGCGCTGATCTGCGCGGTGCTGTTCCTGGTGAACCTGTGGCGGCGGAACTGGATGCTGCCCACCGTGGGCGTGGCCCTGCTCGCGCTCTCCGCGATCCTGCTCGGGATGGTGTGGCCCGGTGTGGTCCAGCGCTTCCAGGTCGCTCCGTCGGAGGGGGACAAGGAGCAGCCCTACATCCAGGCCAACATCGACGCCACCCGGACGGCGTATGACATCAACGACGTCGAGGAGACCTCCTACCGCGGGTCGGTGGAGGTGGAGGAGGACCAGCTGCGCGACGACGCGCTGGCCGCCGGCATCCGGTTGGTGGACCCCAAGCTGGTGAGCGAGACCTTCGAGCAGACCCAGCAGATCAAGGGCTACTACTCGGTGCCCACGGTGCTCGACGTCGACCGCTACCCGATCGACGGCGAGCAGCGCGACGTGGTGCTCGCCGTGCGCGAGCTCAACCAGGCCGGCCTGCCCGAGAGCGCGCAGAACTGGAACAACCTGCGCACCGTCTACACCCACGGCTACGGCCTGATCGCCGCCTATGGCAACCAGCGGGACCGGACGAACGACAGCCAGGCGGTCAACCGGGGCGACGGCGGCCTGGCGTGGGCGGAGGAGGACATCCCGCCGCGCGGACAGCTGACCGAGCTGGCCGGCGACGAGGGCTTCGAGGACACCAACGGCAAGCCGGGGTATCGCGGCCAGATCTACTTCGGCGAGCAGAGCCCGACGTACTCCATCGTCGGCAAGCGCGACGGTGCCCAGGACATCGAGCTGGACCTGCCCGAGGGCGAGAGCGGCGCCGGCGGGGAGAACTACAGCACCTACGAGGGCACCGGCGGTGTCGGCGTGGGCAGCCTGTGGCGCAAGCTGCTGTACGCCGTGAAGTTCAGCGAGCCGGCGATCGTGCTGTCCAGCCGGGTGAACGAGAACTCCAAGATCCTCTACGACCGCGAGCCGACCCAGATGGTGCGCAAGGCCGCCCCGTGGCTGACCGTGGACGGCGACCCGTTCCCGGCGATGGTGGACGGGAAGATCGTCTGGATCGTCGACGGCTACACCTCGACCGACCAGTACCCCCAGGCGGCCAAGGACTCGGTCGAGGACATGACCAGCGACTCCCTCGGCAACGACACGGCGTTCCGCACCGTGCCGACCGACGAGATCAACTACATGCGCAACGCGGTGAAGGCCGTGGTCGACGCCTACGACGGCAGCGTGACGCTGTATGAGTGGGACGAGAAGGACCCGATCCTCAAGGCGTGGGAGAAGGCGTTCCCCGGCACCGTGCGGCCGAAGTCGTCGATCCCGGACAGCCTGCTCTCGCACATGCGCTACCCCGAGGACCTGTTCAAGGTGCAGCGGTATCAGCTGCAGCAGTACCACGTCACCAGCGCCGACGACTGGTACCAGAAGAACGACGCCTGGCAGATCCCGCGGGACCCCAACAGCGACACCAGCCTGCAGCCGCCGTACCGGCTCTCGGTGTCGATGCCGAACGAGGACGGCAGCCAGGGCAAGCCGAAGTTCTCCCTCACCTCGGTCTACACACCCGTGGACCGGGCGAACCTCGCTGCGTTCCTCGCGGTCAATGCGGACGCGGCCGATGAGGAGAACTACGGGCGGATGCAGCTGCTCGCGCTGCGCGGCGGACAGCAGGTGCCCGGCCCCGGCCAGATCAGCAACAACTTCGCCGGCGACGACGCGGTGAAGGCGGCGCTGCTGAGCTTCACCAACGACGGCTCGTCGAAGGTGAACTACGGCAACCTGCTCACGCTGCCGGTCGGCCAGGGGCTGATGTACGTCCAGCCGATCTACACGATCCGAACCGGCGGCGAGGGCAACTACCCGCAGCTGCGCTTCGTCGTGGTCTCCTTCGGCGACAAGGTCGGGTTCGGCTCGAGCCTGGAGGAGGCGGTCAACGACATCCTGGGGGAGGCGCCCGGGACCGGCTCGGGCTCCGGCTCCGGCTCTGACTCCGGGGGTACGCCGACCGGCACGCTCGACTCCGCCGTCGCCGCCGAGCTGCAGCAGGCGATCCGGCAGTTCCGCCGGGCCGACCGGCTGCAGCGCGAGGGCGACACCGCCGGCTGGGCCGCCGCCCTCGAGCAGGCTCAGGAGCACGTCCAGCGCGCCGAGGAGCTCGCCGCCGAGGCGGGCGCCCGGCCCGACGAGGACGAGGGTTCCGGGAACGGTGATGGCGGCCAGGGCGGGGAGTAG
- a CDS encoding PPA1309 family protein has product MTEQGDEQRPLQAEFALEAALREVEAHVASGGWDQPARLYALVPTADLLMREPGLAEALGIEGDLPAGHLTPVEQELPADGEPLETVLQSVEWPAAVRGCAAVLERLVLPPDAEDNLPDEAGAAAEFAAEHPDRQEVRIAAGALRGGTAYSVLRLRSHDDDRSVVGGADLVPALLDLLAATLTEEPPA; this is encoded by the coding sequence GTGACCGAGCAGGGCGACGAGCAGCGCCCCCTCCAGGCGGAGTTCGCCCTCGAGGCGGCACTGCGTGAGGTGGAGGCGCACGTCGCCTCCGGGGGCTGGGACCAGCCGGCGCGGCTCTACGCGCTCGTCCCCACCGCCGACCTGTTGATGCGCGAGCCCGGCCTGGCCGAGGCGCTCGGGATCGAGGGCGACCTGCCGGCGGGCCACCTGACTCCCGTCGAGCAGGAGCTCCCCGCGGACGGTGAGCCGTTGGAGACGGTGCTGCAGTCGGTCGAGTGGCCGGCGGCCGTCAGGGGCTGCGCCGCGGTGCTCGAGCGGCTCGTGCTCCCTCCCGACGCGGAGGACAACCTGCCCGACGAGGCCGGCGCGGCGGCGGAGTTCGCTGCCGAGCACCCGGACCGCCAGGAGGTCCGGATCGCCGCCGGGGCGCTGCGCGGCGGGACGGCGTACTCCGTCCTCCGCCTGCGCTCCCACGATGACGACCGGTCCGTGGTGGGTGGCGCCGACCTGGTGCCCGCCCTCCTGGACCTGCTGGCCGCCACCTTGACCGAGGAGCCTCCCGCGTGA
- a CDS encoding YlbL family protein has product MSQRLIAAVVAAPLLAALIATAALVKVPYVRYQPGLTVDVLGAEDGEEIITVQGHRTYRDDGQLRLTTVYVSPPDGGVGVFTALDAWLDPEDALYPYDTVYPDNQTQEDADQRSSAQMVSSQDTAVAVAMTEMGYDVPQTAEVLAVTEGMPADGKLKVRDQLLRIGDTRIRTVEDVFTAVGGAEAGTPLEFVVQRGSERRTVSVTPKSTPDGPKVGVVPGIGFDFPFDVSVALDPNIGGPSAGLMFSLGVYDVLTPGSLTGSRTVAGTGTIDPEGRVGPIGGIQQKIVAAEEAGARLFLVPPDNCAEALSAPAGDMRLVRTPTMSAAVQAVEKWTENPDAPLPRCSKEAA; this is encoded by the coding sequence ATGAGCCAGCGCCTGATCGCCGCGGTCGTCGCCGCGCCGCTGCTGGCTGCGCTGATCGCCACCGCCGCGTTGGTGAAGGTGCCCTACGTGCGCTACCAGCCCGGGCTCACCGTCGACGTCCTCGGCGCCGAGGACGGGGAGGAGATCATCACGGTCCAGGGGCACCGCACCTACCGCGACGACGGACAGCTGCGGCTGACCACGGTCTACGTCAGCCCGCCCGACGGCGGCGTCGGCGTCTTCACGGCCCTGGACGCGTGGCTGGACCCCGAGGACGCCCTCTACCCCTACGACACCGTCTACCCCGACAACCAGACGCAGGAGGACGCCGACCAGCGCTCGTCGGCCCAGATGGTCTCCTCCCAGGACACCGCGGTGGCGGTCGCGATGACCGAGATGGGGTACGACGTCCCGCAGACCGCCGAGGTCCTCGCGGTGACCGAGGGCATGCCCGCGGACGGGAAGCTGAAGGTCCGCGACCAGCTGCTCCGGATCGGGGACACGAGGATCCGCACCGTCGAGGACGTCTTCACCGCCGTGGGCGGCGCCGAGGCCGGCACCCCGCTGGAGTTCGTCGTGCAGCGCGGCTCGGAGCGCCGGACCGTCTCGGTGACGCCGAAGAGCACCCCGGACGGCCCCAAGGTGGGGGTGGTGCCGGGCATCGGCTTCGACTTCCCGTTCGACGTCTCCGTCGCCCTCGACCCCAACATCGGCGGGCCCAGCGCCGGGCTGATGTTCTCCCTGGGGGTCTATGACGTACTGACGCCCGGCTCGCTGACCGGCTCCCGGACCGTGGCCGGCACGGGCACGATCGACCCCGAGGGCCGGGTCGGGCCGATCGGCGGGATCCAGCAGAAGATCGTGGCGGCAGAGGAGGCCGGGGCACGGCTCTTTCTGGTGCCCCCGGACAACTGCGCCGAGGCGCTGAGCGCGCCCGCGGGGGACATGCGCCTGGTGCGCACCCCCACGATGAGCGCGGCGGTGCAGGCCGTCGAGAAGTGGACCGAGAACCCCGACGCGCCGCTCCCGCGGTGCAGCAAGGAGGCAGCGTGA
- a CDS encoding molybdenum cofactor biosynthesis protein MoaE, translating into MTQIRLCEIRETPLDVAEVVASLDDDTTGGLTLFVGRVRDHDGGKSVDGLDYTAHPTALDRMREVCERVAAEYDVHGVAAVHRVGTLAIGDVAVIVATTGAHRGEAFDASRALIDTLKDEVPIWKHQRFGDGSEEWVGTP; encoded by the coding sequence GTGACCCAGATCCGGCTCTGCGAGATCCGCGAGACCCCCCTCGACGTCGCCGAGGTGGTGGCCTCGCTGGATGACGACACGACCGGCGGGCTGACCCTGTTCGTGGGGCGGGTCCGCGACCATGACGGCGGCAAGAGCGTCGACGGGCTGGACTACACCGCCCACCCGACGGCGCTGGACCGGATGCGCGAGGTCTGCGAGCGCGTCGCCGCGGAGTACGACGTGCACGGGGTCGCCGCGGTGCACCGGGTCGGGACCCTGGCGATCGGCGACGTCGCCGTCATCGTCGCCACCACCGGGGCGCACCGCGGTGAGGCGTTCGACGCCTCCCGTGCGCTCATCGACACGCTCAAGGACGAGGTGCCGATCTGGAAGCACCAGCGCTTCGGCGACGGCAGCGAGGAGTGGGTCGGCACCCCCTAG
- a CDS encoding zinc-dependent metalloprotease has translation MDDNADKRPGEGPDDEQNPFKGTPFEQLFGMLGGLGGAPGAHRPAGFMPPAGAGGQMPDLSGLIGQFQAMMQPYDGPVNWNLALDTARKVAAQEADPTPGQDARTAVADAVRLADHWLDETTEFTAGVTGTAAWSRADWLVNTMEVWKGLVTPVAERATGMLSDNLPEEAQQMAGPLLGMLGKATGSMVAMQMGQALGGLAGEVLTASDIGLPLGPTGTAALVPTNVAAFADGLDVEHDDVLLYLALREAAHQRLFANVPWLRDHLIGAVTDFARGIEIDVSGMQEQIQGLNPMDPAAFQQAMEGGLFDPRTSPQQKAALERLETTLALVEGWVDEVVGQATAQRMPAAGKLAEAVRRRRAAGGPAEQAFAQLVGLELRPRRLRDASTLWGSLRDRQGAEARDGVWMSPHLLPTAADLDDPLGFREGATAPEQLSEADFDAELSKLLDEGMGGASEGPTEPGTDS, from the coding sequence ATGGATGACAACGCCGACAAGCGACCCGGCGAGGGCCCCGACGACGAGCAGAACCCGTTCAAGGGCACCCCGTTCGAGCAGCTCTTCGGCATGCTCGGCGGGCTGGGCGGAGCGCCCGGCGCCCACCGTCCGGCGGGGTTCATGCCGCCGGCCGGCGCGGGCGGCCAGATGCCCGACCTGTCGGGGCTGATCGGGCAGTTCCAGGCGATGATGCAGCCCTACGACGGCCCGGTGAACTGGAACCTCGCGCTCGACACCGCGCGCAAGGTCGCCGCCCAGGAGGCCGACCCGACCCCCGGCCAGGACGCGAGGACCGCGGTCGCCGACGCCGTCCGGCTCGCGGACCACTGGCTGGACGAGACCACCGAGTTCACCGCCGGTGTGACCGGCACCGCCGCCTGGAGCCGCGCGGACTGGCTGGTCAACACCATGGAGGTCTGGAAGGGCCTGGTCACCCCGGTCGCCGAGCGCGCCACGGGGATGCTGTCGGACAACCTGCCCGAGGAGGCCCAGCAGATGGCCGGTCCCCTGCTGGGGATGCTCGGCAAGGCCACCGGGTCGATGGTCGCGATGCAGATGGGCCAGGCGCTCGGCGGTCTCGCCGGCGAGGTCCTCACCGCCTCCGACATCGGCCTGCCCCTGGGCCCGACGGGCACGGCCGCGCTGGTCCCGACCAACGTCGCCGCCTTCGCCGACGGCCTGGACGTCGAGCACGACGACGTGCTGCTCTACCTCGCGCTCCGCGAGGCGGCCCACCAGCGACTGTTCGCCAACGTGCCGTGGCTGCGCGACCACCTGATCGGCGCGGTCACCGACTTCGCCCGAGGCATCGAGATCGACGTCTCGGGGATGCAGGAGCAGATCCAGGGGCTCAACCCGATGGACCCCGCAGCCTTCCAGCAGGCGATGGAGGGCGGGCTCTTCGACCCGCGCACCTCGCCCCAGCAGAAGGCCGCCCTCGAGCGGCTGGAGACCACGCTGGCACTGGTCGAGGGCTGGGTCGACGAGGTCGTCGGTCAGGCGACCGCGCAGCGGATGCCCGCGGCGGGCAAGCTCGCCGAGGCGGTCCGCCGCCGTCGTGCGGCCGGCGGCCCGGCGGAGCAGGCCTTCGCCCAGCTGGTCGGGCTCGAGCTGCGGCCGCGCCGGCTCCGCGACGCCTCCACCCTGTGGGGCTCGCTGCGGGACCGGCAGGGCGCGGAGGCGCGCGACGGCGTGTGGATGTCGCCGCACCTGCTGCCCACCGCCGCGGACCTCGACGACCCGCTGGGGTTCCGGGAGGGCGCCACCGCGCCCGAGCAGCTGTCGGAGGCCGACTTCGACGCCGAGCTGTCCAAGCTCCTCGACGAGGGCATGGGCGGGGCGTCCGAGGGGCCGACGGAGCCCGGCACCGACTCGTGA
- a CDS encoding NUDIX hydrolase — MSRLHADALGVLSAWEPPTAEQARLRDRYVAHLDRHPDGMTRACFPDHLTAGTLVLSADGDAVLLNLHRKAGRWFHFGGHCEDGDDSLAAVAEREAREESGLDGLGVTVVPLQLSEHTVAFCDPRGPVQHLDVRYAAIAPEGAVPATSEESLDVRWWRLDDPDLPDLEPELLELAALARDALLPRG, encoded by the coding sequence GTGAGCCGGCTGCACGCCGACGCGCTCGGGGTGCTCTCGGCATGGGAGCCGCCGACCGCGGAGCAGGCTCGCCTGCGCGACCGGTACGTCGCCCACCTCGACCGTCACCCCGACGGGATGACCCGCGCCTGCTTCCCCGACCACCTCACCGCAGGGACCCTGGTCCTCTCCGCCGACGGCGACGCGGTCCTGCTCAACCTGCACCGCAAGGCCGGCCGCTGGTTCCACTTCGGCGGCCACTGCGAGGACGGCGACGACTCGCTCGCCGCGGTCGCCGAGCGGGAGGCGCGGGAGGAGTCCGGTCTCGACGGTCTCGGGGTGACCGTCGTACCCCTCCAGCTGTCCGAGCACACGGTGGCCTTCTGCGACCCGCGCGGACCGGTGCAGCACCTCGACGTCCGCTACGCCGCGATCGCCCCCGAGGGCGCCGTGCCCGCGACGAGTGAGGAGTCGCTGGACGTGCGCTGGTGGCGGCTGGACGACCCGGATCTTCCCGACCTGGAGCCGGAGCTGCTCGAGCTCGCGGCGCTGGCGCGCGACGCTCTGCTCCCTCGGGGCTGA
- a CDS encoding M48 metallopeptidase family protein: MPAPSDPDLLARAVRLNDDWFGGMATPESVRWVDNQQSRWGSCSPGDRAIRLSRRLEGMPRWVVDYVIVHELAHFLEPGHDESFWAWVNRYPRAERAQGYLLGWSDAWNMEAPPGPDRDD; this comes from the coding sequence ATGCCGGCCCCCTCGGACCCCGACCTGCTGGCGCGTGCGGTGCGCCTGAACGACGACTGGTTCGGCGGGATGGCGACGCCGGAGTCGGTGCGCTGGGTGGACAACCAGCAGTCGCGGTGGGGGTCCTGCAGCCCGGGCGACCGGGCCATCCGGCTGTCGCGTCGGCTGGAGGGGATGCCGCGCTGGGTGGTCGACTACGTGATCGTGCACGAGCTCGCGCACTTCCTCGAGCCCGGCCACGACGAGAGCTTCTGGGCATGGGTCAACCGATACCCCCGGGCCGAGCGGGCGCAGGGCTACCTGCTGGGCTGGTCCGACGCCTGGAACATGGAGGCGCCGCCGGGGCCCGACCGGGACGACTGA